One segment of Candidatus Latescibacterota bacterium DNA contains the following:
- a CDS encoding alpha/beta fold hydrolase, with amino-acid sequence MEVPPPGAAEAPRNAEIHRVLFLHGYRGEPWLFDRFWLAALRFLPANCEVYIVTGLPSAMGAMDEDAEGPVAVLEDWLAAQRIPLENLHLVAHSMGGLLARRFVAEHPGAVRQVFLLGTPSGGVNALNALNPKGWCTPQGIAAFNSSTPPDPAVKWYVLAGDRYHERSATALLEDVPNDGVVSVASVLHFVALCGDSVPVEWAVMPVSHPNWDWGENLQESKRVIRWVVDRLRADIPGPPAGGAHD; translated from the coding sequence GTGGAGGTCCCGCCCCCGGGGGCGGCCGAGGCGCCGCGGAATGCCGAGATCCATCGCGTCCTCTTTCTCCACGGCTATCGCGGCGAGCCCTGGCTCTTCGACCGCTTCTGGCTGGCGGCGCTGCGCTTCCTGCCGGCCAACTGCGAGGTCTACATCGTGACGGGTCTGCCGTCGGCCATGGGCGCCATGGACGAGGACGCCGAAGGCCCCGTCGCGGTGCTCGAGGACTGGCTCGCCGCCCAGCGCATCCCCCTCGAGAACCTGCACCTGGTGGCGCACAGCATGGGCGGGCTGCTGGCCCGGCGCTTCGTGGCGGAGCACCCCGGCGCGGTGCGGCAGGTCTTCCTGCTGGGGACGCCCAGCGGGGGCGTGAACGCGCTGAACGCGCTCAACCCGAAGGGCTGGTGCACGCCGCAGGGGATTGCCGCCTTCAATTCGAGCACCCCCCCTGACCCCGCGGTGAAGTGGTACGTCCTCGCCGGCGACCGCTACCACGAGCGCTCCGCCACCGCGCTGCTGGAGGACGTGCCCAACGACGGCGTCGTCTCCGTGGCCAGCGTGCTGCACTTCGTGGCGCTCTGCGGCGACTCGGTGCCGGTGGAGTGGGCGGTGATGCCCGTCAGCCATCCCAACTGGGACTGGGGCGAGAACCTGCAGGAGAGCAAGCGCGTGATCCGCTGGGTGGTCGACCGGCTGCGCGCGGACATCCCCGGCCCACCGGCCGGCGGCGCCCACGACTGA
- a CDS encoding protein kinase, whose product MPTCPRCSAPHDADARFCPACGAPLSDLPTSASGADAETLVASSSPPSLSFGSSQPAAAFAPGEMLAGRYRIVGLLGRGGMGEVYRADDLTLGIPVALKFLPAAAAADPGLVERFRAEVRSARQVSHPNVCRVYDIGEAEGRHFISMEYVDGEDLATLLRRIGRLPAPKAVEIARQVASGLAASHARGILHRDLKPANVMLDGQGQARITDFGLAVSGSAGETDLAGTPAYLAPERLAGEPATEQSDLYALGLLLYELFTGQRPFMAKSLADWRRAHSEQTPSAPSTHSGEIDPAVERLVMQCLEKDPARRPRSAAQVLMALPGGDPLAAALAAGETPSPSLVAAAGGEGGLSPGRAWLALGGFVAMLVAMILLTPAATDLGLAPMRSSPAALTERAEQIASDFGYPGPVADSAAWLERSYGMLRWLADNRASTEWRAQLDSLGAPVDLNYRRRNWPLNTINPDGLVTHYDPPVVPGDLRMRLDSRGRLTAFTVQPPRWPKDSTVTGVPAAAVFAATGLDSTRFRPVDVTWLPTVPYDERRQWEGTRAELPDLTLQLCAASRGGRVAEAVVLGPWETPAAQNPLNQSARRRLSVPIRLVIQSLVYIAVLIFAWRNVRLGRGDRRGAIRVASIGMVVSLLLWLTSGHIVWMGASFMDAQLFPAIAVGLTKGSFLWLTYMALEPFLRRRMPDLLIGWARALEGRVRDPRVGRDVLLGLVAGALTALIAYVVNGLPTWMSLSSQTTLPLLALEGSNRMAPTALPFVALSVAIMRSLGMLTVYFLMRMLRLKPWMAVILLTMTTASFNLGGENPSIEVPAAVLQGFLIAVTLVRVGPLALGALWFCNSLLLNAPLRAGAGLWYAPYSWVALLLLLGIAVWAFRAAVAGRPLFGGFSLDD is encoded by the coding sequence ATGCCCACCTGCCCCCGCTGCTCCGCCCCCCACGACGCCGACGCCCGCTTTTGCCCGGCCTGCGGGGCGCCGCTGAGCGACCTGCCAACCAGCGCCTCGGGCGCGGACGCGGAGACGCTGGTGGCGAGCTCGTCGCCGCCGTCGCTGTCGTTCGGGTCCAGTCAGCCGGCCGCCGCCTTCGCCCCAGGCGAGATGCTCGCCGGCCGCTACCGCATCGTTGGCCTGCTCGGCCGCGGCGGCATGGGCGAAGTCTACCGCGCCGACGACCTGACCCTCGGCATTCCCGTCGCGCTCAAGTTCCTGCCGGCGGCGGCGGCCGCGGACCCGGGTCTCGTGGAGCGCTTCCGCGCCGAGGTGCGCAGCGCGCGGCAGGTGTCGCACCCGAACGTCTGCCGGGTCTACGACATCGGCGAGGCCGAGGGGCGCCACTTCATCAGCATGGAGTACGTGGACGGCGAAGACCTCGCCACGCTGCTCCGCCGCATCGGCCGGCTGCCCGCGCCCAAGGCGGTGGAGATCGCGCGGCAGGTGGCGTCGGGGCTGGCGGCCTCGCACGCGCGGGGCATCCTGCACCGCGATCTCAAGCCCGCCAACGTGATGCTCGACGGCCAGGGACAGGCCCGCATCACCGACTTCGGCCTCGCGGTGAGCGGCAGCGCGGGCGAGACGGACCTCGCCGGCACGCCCGCCTACCTCGCGCCCGAGCGCCTCGCCGGCGAGCCGGCCACCGAGCAGTCCGACCTCTACGCCCTCGGCCTGCTGCTCTACGAGCTCTTCACCGGGCAGCGCCCCTTCATGGCCAAGAGCCTGGCGGACTGGCGTCGCGCGCACAGCGAGCAGACGCCCAGCGCGCCCAGCACGCACAGCGGCGAGATCGATCCGGCCGTGGAGCGTCTCGTGATGCAGTGCCTGGAAAAGGATCCGGCGCGACGTCCCCGCTCGGCCGCCCAGGTGCTCATGGCCCTGCCCGGCGGCGATCCGCTGGCCGCGGCGCTGGCCGCCGGCGAGACGCCGTCGCCCTCCCTCGTGGCCGCCGCGGGCGGCGAGGGTGGACTCAGCCCGGGGCGGGCGTGGCTGGCGCTGGGCGGGTTCGTCGCCATGCTGGTGGCGATGATCCTGCTCACGCCCGCCGCCACGGATCTCGGCCTCGCGCCCATGCGCTCGAGTCCCGCGGCGCTCACCGAGCGCGCGGAGCAGATCGCGAGCGACTTCGGCTACCCCGGCCCCGTGGCGGACAGCGCGGCCTGGCTCGAGCGCAGCTACGGGATGCTGCGCTGGCTCGCGGACAACCGGGCGTCCACCGAGTGGCGCGCGCAGCTCGATTCGCTGGGCGCGCCCGTGGACCTGAACTACCGCCGCCGCAACTGGCCGCTGAACACGATCAACCCCGACGGGCTCGTCACCCACTACGACCCGCCCGTGGTGCCCGGCGACCTGCGCATGCGCCTCGACTCGCGCGGCCGGCTCACGGCCTTCACCGTGCAGCCCCCGCGCTGGCCCAAGGACTCCACCGTCACCGGCGTGCCGGCGGCGGCGGTCTTCGCGGCCACGGGGCTCGACTCCACCCGCTTTCGGCCGGTGGACGTCACCTGGCTGCCCACCGTGCCCTACGACGAGCGCCGCCAGTGGGAGGGCACGCGCGCCGAGCTGCCCGACCTCACGCTGCAGTTGTGTGCCGCCAGTCGGGGCGGGCGCGTCGCGGAGGCGGTGGTGCTCGGCCCCTGGGAGACCCCCGCGGCGCAGAACCCGCTGAACCAGAGCGCGCGTCGCCGGCTGAGCGTGCCGATCCGGCTGGTGATACAGAGTCTGGTCTACATCGCGGTGCTGATCTTCGCCTGGAGGAACGTGCGGCTGGGCCGTGGGGATCGCCGCGGCGCGATTCGCGTGGCGTCGATCGGGATGGTGGTGAGCCTGCTGCTCTGGCTGACGTCGGGGCACATCGTGTGGATGGGCGCCTCCTTCATGGACGCGCAGCTCTTCCCCGCCATCGCCGTGGGCCTGACCAAGGGCTCCTTCCTGTGGCTGACCTACATGGCGCTCGAGCCCTTCCTGCGACGACGCATGCCGGACCTGCTCATCGGCTGGGCGCGGGCGCTGGAGGGGCGGGTGCGCGATCCCCGCGTGGGGCGGGACGTCCTGCTCGGCCTCGTGGCCGGCGCCCTGACCGCGCTCATCGCCTACGTGGTGAACGGGCTGCCCACCTGGATGTCCCTGTCGTCCCAGACCACGCTGCCCCTGCTCGCGCTGGAGGGAAGCAATCGGATGGCGCCCACGGCGCTGCCCTTCGTCGCGCTGAGCGTGGCGATCATGCGCTCGCTCGGCATGCTCACGGTCTACTTCCTGATGCGGATGCTGCGCTTGAAACCCTGGATGGCGGTGATCCTGCTCACCATGACCACCGCGTCGTTCAACCTCGGGGGCGAGAATCCGTCCATCGAGGTGCCCGCCGCCGTGCTGCAGGGATTCCTGATCGCCGTCACGCTGGTGCGCGTGGGGCCGCTGGCCCTCGGCGCGCTGTGGTTCTGCAACAGCCTGCTGCTCAACGCGCCGCTGCGCGCGGGCGCGGGGCTCTGGTACGCGCCCTACTCCTGGGTGGCGCTGCTGCTGCTGCTGGGCATCGCGGTCTGGGCCTTCCGCGCGGCGGTGGCCGGGCGGCCGCTGTTCGGAGGATTCTCGCTGGACGACTAG
- the hflX gene encoding GTPase HflX, whose product MAQQRFFYPDEAKGGQERAVLVGTVLPGSDRDDEEENLLELARLARAAGARVLHALMQERSAPDVSTYIGKGKVEELAELCREREANLIIVDNELSPVQARNLEKRTDTNVCDRTELILDIFARRARTRQARLQVELAQLEYLRPRLRRMWEHLSRQAGGIGTRGPGETQLEVDRRRLGDRMAQLKRELEKVARVSETKARQRRRRAFSVALVGYTNVGKSSLLNALTDAGVLVEDALFATLDSTTRRLDLADGEPVLLTDTVGFVRKLPHHLVESFKATLAEVREADLVLHVADLAAPDRDRQIHAVEEVLGDLDVDPERCLRVFNKLDAAEPGTGERLEARWPGSLTVSASTGEGLDALCEAIRQRRREAFRQTVLFLPVSAGALTARIYGECEVLDVRYEPEGAYYLLRLPEPARARLLAGGAEERPELLGGWEPLEAG is encoded by the coding sequence ATGGCCCAGCAACGCTTCTTCTATCCCGACGAGGCCAAGGGCGGCCAGGAGCGCGCGGTGCTGGTGGGCACCGTGCTGCCCGGCAGCGATCGCGACGACGAGGAGGAGAACCTCCTCGAGCTCGCGCGGCTGGCGCGGGCCGCCGGCGCGCGCGTGCTCCACGCGCTCATGCAGGAGCGCAGCGCGCCGGACGTGTCCACCTACATCGGCAAGGGCAAGGTGGAGGAGCTGGCGGAGCTCTGCCGCGAGCGCGAGGCCAACCTGATCATCGTCGACAACGAGCTGAGCCCGGTGCAGGCGCGCAATCTGGAGAAGCGCACGGACACGAACGTCTGCGACCGCACCGAGCTGATCCTGGACATCTTCGCGCGCCGCGCCCGCACGCGTCAGGCGCGCCTGCAGGTGGAGCTGGCGCAGCTCGAGTATCTGCGCCCGCGGCTGCGCCGCATGTGGGAGCACCTGTCGCGGCAGGCCGGCGGCATCGGCACCCGCGGCCCCGGCGAAACCCAGCTCGAGGTGGACCGCCGCCGCCTCGGCGACCGCATGGCCCAGCTCAAGCGCGAGCTGGAAAAGGTGGCGCGCGTCAGCGAGACCAAGGCGCGGCAGCGCCGCCGCCGGGCCTTCAGCGTGGCGCTGGTGGGCTACACCAACGTGGGCAAGAGCAGCCTGCTCAACGCGCTCACCGACGCCGGCGTCCTGGTGGAGGACGCCCTCTTCGCCACGCTGGACTCCACCACGCGCCGCCTCGACCTGGCCGACGGCGAGCCCGTGCTCCTCACCGACACGGTGGGCTTCGTGCGCAAGCTGCCGCACCACCTGGTGGAGAGCTTCAAGGCCACGCTCGCCGAGGTGCGCGAGGCCGATCTGGTCCTCCACGTGGCCGATCTGGCGGCGCCCGACCGCGATCGTCAGATCCACGCCGTCGAGGAGGTGCTGGGCGACCTGGACGTGGACCCCGAGCGCTGCCTCCGCGTCTTCAACAAGCTCGATGCCGCGGAGCCGGGGACCGGCGAGCGCCTCGAGGCGCGCTGGCCCGGCTCGCTGACCGTCAGCGCCAGCACCGGCGAAGGGCTCGACGCGCTCTGCGAGGCCATCCGGCAGCGCCGCCGGGAGGCCTTCCGGCAGACCGTCCTGTTCCTGCCCGTCAGCGCGGGGGCGTTGACCGCGCGGATCTACGGGGAGTGCGAGGTGCTGGACGTCCGCTACGAGCCCGAGGGCGCCTACTACCTGTTGCGGCTGCCGGAGCCCGCGCGGGCCCGCCTGCTGGCCGGCGGCGCCGAGGAGCGGCCCGAGCTGCTGGGAGGCTGGGAGCCTCTCGAGGCCGGCTAG
- a CDS encoding DUF1648 domain-containing protein, with protein sequence MAPPRRPVLWTLLTPPSLGVLPFVLLVLLWAVALAQFPRLPDLLPTRFIPWGEPVAWSPKSPAYFVLPATGTLILFTLGLLQRLALRHTVVDGRQLHGRAARAVRHVLRRYLFFVKSALMAWFINLEFRITQLAYGTRESLGWDSYLVAGLLVLYVMAGAWIMLRSARRWLAWQDAQAATKA encoded by the coding sequence ATGGCCCCACCCCGTCGACCCGTTCTCTGGACCCTGCTGACGCCGCCGAGCCTGGGCGTGCTGCCCTTCGTGTTGCTCGTCCTGCTCTGGGCCGTGGCGCTGGCCCAGTTCCCCCGCCTGCCGGACCTGCTGCCCACGCGTTTCATCCCCTGGGGCGAACCGGTGGCGTGGTCGCCCAAGAGCCCGGCCTACTTCGTCCTGCCGGCCACGGGCACGCTGATCCTCTTCACGCTGGGCCTGCTCCAGCGCCTGGCCCTGCGCCACACGGTGGTGGACGGCCGCCAGCTCCATGGCCGCGCCGCCCGCGCGGTGCGCCACGTGCTGCGCCGCTACCTCTTCTTCGTGAAGAGCGCGCTGATGGCCTGGTTCATCAACCTGGAGTTCCGCATCACGCAGCTGGCCTACGGCACCCGCGAGAGCCTCGGCTGGGACAGCTACCTGGTGGCCGGCCTGCTGGTGCTCTACGTGATGGCCGGCGCGTGGATCATGCTGCGGAGCGCGCGCCGCTGGCTGGCGTGGCAGGACGCGCAGGCCGCCACCAAGGCCTAA
- a CDS encoding aminopeptidase P family protein yields MPAPKDPLHAHVDRLMAERKLDALLLTGNTPESPSFWYLTRSQKLEAATLLWKRGGKKLLIVGDMERDNAAKTGLDWIARSKTPYTKLVRGAKKPGDAELAWLAWVLKKGRAKGRVALYGSAGLETAVSWLPRAKRAFTEAGCTLVVEQSSVLARAREIKTETEIEAMRAAGVGTFAGFEAIRKALAACHARGKTLHTASGEPLTIRMLKSAADQAMAAHGLANVHGSIVAQGDEAGVPHNAGTDTRTVQVGLPIVCDIFPKDTATGYFFDMTRTFCPGEATAAQKQAYEDVRQATVLGFEAYEPGLSFKGLHDRVAHFLAEKGYENLSTHPGTQVGFCHGLGHGLGLEVHEDPFIRGGNAPLEPGMVITIEPGIYYPEKKLGIRIEDVAVVRDGYLENLTDYPTVFEVPLRKAP; encoded by the coding sequence ATGCCCGCGCCCAAGGATCCGCTGCACGCCCACGTCGACCGCCTGATGGCCGAGCGCAAGCTCGACGCCCTGCTGCTCACCGGTAACACGCCCGAGAGCCCGTCCTTCTGGTACCTCACCAGGAGCCAGAAGCTGGAGGCCGCGACCCTGCTCTGGAAGCGCGGGGGCAAGAAGCTGCTCATCGTGGGCGACATGGAGCGCGACAACGCCGCCAAGACAGGCCTGGACTGGATCGCCCGCAGCAAGACGCCCTACACGAAGCTCGTCCGCGGGGCCAAGAAGCCCGGCGACGCCGAGCTGGCCTGGCTGGCCTGGGTCCTCAAGAAGGGCCGCGCCAAGGGCCGCGTGGCGCTCTACGGGAGCGCCGGCCTCGAGACCGCCGTGAGCTGGCTGCCGCGGGCCAAGCGGGCCTTCACGGAGGCGGGCTGCACGCTGGTGGTGGAGCAGAGCTCCGTGCTGGCCCGGGCGCGCGAGATCAAGACCGAGACCGAGATCGAGGCCATGCGCGCCGCCGGCGTGGGTACCTTCGCGGGCTTCGAGGCCATCCGCAAGGCCCTCGCCGCCTGCCACGCGCGCGGCAAGACCCTGCACACCGCGAGTGGCGAGCCGCTGACGATCCGCATGCTCAAGTCGGCCGCCGACCAGGCCATGGCCGCCCACGGGCTGGCCAACGTGCACGGCAGCATCGTGGCCCAGGGCGACGAAGCCGGCGTCCCCCACAACGCGGGCACCGACACGCGCACCGTGCAGGTGGGCCTGCCCATCGTCTGCGACATCTTCCCCAAGGACACCGCTACGGGCTACTTCTTCGACATGACCCGCACCTTCTGCCCCGGCGAGGCGACCGCCGCGCAGAAGCAGGCCTACGAGGACGTCCGCCAGGCCACCGTGCTGGGCTTCGAGGCCTACGAGCCCGGGCTCAGCTTCAAGGGTCTGCACGACCGGGTGGCGCACTTCCTCGCCGAGAAGGGCTACGAGAACCTCAGCACGCACCCGGGCACGCAGGTGGGCTTCTGCCACGGGCTGGGTCACGGGCTCGGCCTCGAGGTGCACGAGGATCCGTTCATCCGCGGCGGCAACGCGCCGCTGGAGCCGGGGATGGTGATCACCATCGAGCCTGGCATCTACTACCCCGAGAAGAAGCTGGGCATCCGCATCGAGGACGTCGCCGTGGTCCGCGACGGCTACCTGGAAAACCTCACGGACTACCCCACGGTCTTCGAAGTGCCGCTGCGCAAGGCGCCCTAG
- a CDS encoding alpha/beta hydrolase: MRRLIRPILLLLALALTGCGEDNPVTPGPPDLPLPTYYSVETGVDNGFLIGWSSVATPYTDTVWRGETYLPEHHPWSAWRTLELADDPRADWTVGPLGGPLRRGRLAPDAGAWAALRAGWGDLAFDRDLAPSDEPALPLDPRSPTAAASLGLAWMAAGRPAWLELTVMVIADPDSTPQVVTATLVSDGPSNTSVHSEDFHLDLPDGTVYFRLFAEHMPAPFAVWWEPQRIYLRYWGGVAPDVSDQAFAPSFPAPQGYSARDTLLDAGALAATVTRPDGDGPFPGVLLIADAALADRNDAAAFGHLAHLLAQAGYATLRYDKPGTGGTAGDIDALSLDSRRAAIAAAWDALRADPDVDPARCALLGHGEGAALALEAGAAHPEAAAVLALVPPLMNPANVTPIPEAETGADWVDLLGLSVFAGKHRELRETTSADFLADASWAGRPVLLVRAGEDLRLSGVELAMQADWLETAGALVTSLDLDELGPFLNAGLPDAPPDPALTTAIVEWLNSRL; the protein is encoded by the coding sequence ATGCGTCGCCTGATCCGCCCCATCCTGTTGCTACTGGCTCTCGCCTTGACCGGCTGCGGGGAGGATAACCCCGTGACCCCGGGCCCGCCAGACCTGCCCCTGCCCACCTACTACAGCGTCGAGACCGGCGTCGACAACGGCTTCCTGATCGGCTGGTCCAGCGTCGCGACGCCCTACACCGACACCGTCTGGCGCGGCGAGACCTACCTGCCCGAGCACCATCCCTGGTCCGCCTGGCGCACGCTCGAACTCGCCGACGACCCCCGCGCCGACTGGACCGTGGGCCCCCTCGGCGGGCCCCTGCGCCGGGGACGTCTCGCGCCCGACGCCGGCGCCTGGGCCGCCCTGCGCGCCGGCTGGGGCGACCTGGCCTTCGACCGCGACCTCGCCCCGTCCGACGAGCCCGCCCTCCCCCTCGACCCCCGCTCCCCCACGGCCGCCGCCAGCCTCGGCCTCGCCTGGATGGCCGCCGGCCGCCCGGCCTGGCTGGAGCTGACCGTCATGGTGATCGCCGACCCCGACAGCACGCCGCAGGTCGTCACCGCCACGCTGGTCAGCGATGGCCCAAGCAACACCAGTGTGCATAGTGAGGACTTCCATCTCGACCTGCCGGACGGGACCGTCTACTTCCGCCTCTTCGCCGAGCACATGCCCGCGCCCTTTGCCGTGTGGTGGGAGCCGCAGCGGATCTACCTGCGCTACTGGGGTGGCGTGGCGCCGGACGTGAGCGACCAGGCCTTCGCGCCGTCCTTCCCCGCGCCCCAGGGCTACAGCGCGCGCGACACGCTGCTCGACGCGGGCGCGCTGGCCGCCACGGTGACGCGCCCCGACGGCGACGGCCCCTTCCCCGGCGTTCTGCTCATCGCCGACGCCGCGCTGGCCGATCGCAACGACGCGGCGGCCTTCGGCCATCTCGCGCACCTGCTCGCGCAGGCCGGCTACGCGACGCTGCGCTACGACAAGCCCGGCACCGGCGGCACGGCGGGCGATATCGATGCGCTCTCGCTTGACTCGCGGCGCGCGGCCATCGCCGCCGCCTGGGACGCCCTGCGCGCCGATCCCGATGTCGACCCCGCGCGCTGCGCGCTGCTCGGCCACGGCGAGGGCGCCGCGCTGGCGCTGGAGGCCGGCGCCGCGCACCCCGAGGCCGCCGCCGTGCTGGCCCTGGTGCCGCCTCTCATGAATCCTGCGAACGTGACCCCCATCCCCGAGGCCGAGACCGGCGCCGACTGGGTGGACCTGCTGGGGTTGTCGGTGTTCGCGGGGAAGCATCGGGAGCTGCGCGAGACCACCAGCGCCGACTTCCTCGCCGACGCGAGCTGGGCCGGCCGGCCGGTGCTGCTCGTGCGCGCGGGCGAGGACCTGCGGCTGTCGGGCGTCGAGCTCGCGATGCAGGCGGACTGGCTGGAGACGGCGGGGGCGCTGGTGACGTCCCTCGACCTCGACGAGCTCGGGCCCTTCCTCAACGCCGGGCTCCCTGACGCGCCGCCGGACCCGGCGCTGACCACCGCCATCGTCGAGTGGTTGAACTCGCGGCTCTAG
- a CDS encoding HD domain-containing protein, producing the protein MRQIAEDAGLFETTLLEALPFGLLLLDAAGRVRRASPRFAELTGCSQDVLEQLDTLRNAPVLVELGLAPAVARLLETGQDFSLDQAPGVAFAGSRHFLRFTGRCLREDGVLRGALVVAEDMTALGDPSGRLKSSLGQLRRVMLGAVEAMSSMVERRDPFVAGHQRRVAQLAVAIGGELGMDAFALEGLRIMALLHDIGKVGVPAEILCKPASLSPAERAMVRKTPQTGQRILKRVEFPWPVAEAIGQHQERLDGSGYPDGLSGEAILPQARILAVADTVEAMLTYRPYRPAHPLETVLATLAEQRGRQLDPEVVDACLRLFQRGFTFEPI; encoded by the coding sequence ATGCGGCAAATCGCCGAGGACGCGGGTCTGTTCGAGACCACGCTCCTGGAGGCGCTGCCCTTCGGCCTCCTGCTCCTCGACGCCGCCGGCCGCGTTCGCCGCGCCTCGCCCCGCTTCGCGGAACTCACCGGTTGTTCGCAGGACGTCCTGGAACAACTCGACACGCTGCGCAACGCTCCGGTGCTGGTGGAACTCGGGCTGGCGCCGGCCGTGGCGCGGCTGCTCGAGACCGGGCAGGACTTCAGCCTGGACCAGGCGCCCGGCGTGGCCTTCGCCGGCTCGCGACACTTCCTGCGTTTCACCGGGCGCTGCCTGCGCGAGGACGGCGTCCTGCGCGGAGCGCTCGTGGTGGCCGAGGACATGACCGCCCTGGGCGATCCCAGCGGCCGCCTCAAGTCGAGCCTTGGACAGCTGCGCCGCGTCATGCTCGGCGCCGTGGAGGCCATGAGCAGCATGGTCGAGCGGCGCGACCCCTTCGTGGCCGGCCATCAGCGGCGCGTGGCCCAGCTGGCGGTGGCCATCGGCGGCGAGCTGGGCATGGACGCCTTCGCCCTCGAGGGGCTGCGCATCATGGCCTTGCTCCACGACATCGGCAAGGTGGGCGTGCCGGCCGAGATCCTCTGCAAGCCCGCGAGCCTGAGCCCCGCCGAGCGCGCCATGGTGCGCAAGACGCCGCAGACCGGCCAGCGCATCCTCAAGCGCGTGGAGTTCCCCTGGCCGGTGGCCGAGGCCATCGGCCAGCACCAGGAGCGTCTCGACGGCAGCGGCTACCCGGACGGCCTCAGCGGCGAGGCGATCCTGCCCCAGGCGCGCATCCTCGCGGTCGCCGACACGGTGGAGGCCATGCTCACCTATCGGCCCTACCGGCCGGCGCATCCGCTGGAGACCGTGCTCGCCACGCTCGCCGAGCAGCGCGGACGGCAGCTCGACCCCGAGGTCGTGGACGCCTGCCTGCGCCTCTTCCAGCGCGGCTTCACCTTCGAACCGATCTAG
- the ftcD gene encoding glutamate formimidoyltransferase produces the protein MATIIECVPNFSEGRNRRIIQAIAQSVRDTDGATLLDVDAGADFNRTVYTFVGNPDAVVEAAFNAVRTGLQLIDMTRHTGEHPRQGAADVVPFIPIQDATWEQCIELSHRLGKRVGEELGIPVFLYAKSAQRPERVAMPDIRKGEYEALEEKLKRPDFKPDYGPQVFVPRSGAMVTGARQFLIAYNINMNTAVKGKAHGIALDIRESGRAKRDEAGEIVRDADGRAVNQPGTLPTTQAAGMMYDARTAQVSMNLLDYTKVGLHHAFEEVKRQAALRGDGLGVTGSEIVGVVPKQALLDAARFHCEDTGAKLPTSEVAQMNLAVEYLGLSDLYPFKLEEKVIEVMLEGGTVSPKALPPEPPGPLMGLGVAEFTEVLASSSPAPGGGSVSALAGALAAGLAAMVARLTRGKQYAAVEGEMADLCKEADALRERLEKAVDEDTEAFNQVMAAFKLPRDTEAEQAARAEAIQEATKGATRVPYAVMELGLEALRFCERVAEVGNTNSASDAGVGALLGLACVRGACFNVRINLKAIDDESFAEDWHRKARALYTDAQAVHDRALAHMERNL, from the coding sequence ATGGCGACCATCATCGAGTGCGTGCCCAACTTCAGCGAGGGACGCAACCGCCGCATCATCCAGGCCATCGCCCAGTCCGTGCGCGACACGGACGGCGCCACGCTGCTGGACGTGGACGCCGGCGCGGACTTCAACCGCACCGTCTACACCTTTGTTGGCAACCCCGACGCGGTAGTTGAGGCAGCCTTCAACGCCGTGCGCACGGGTCTGCAGCTCATCGACATGACCCGCCACACGGGTGAACACCCGCGGCAGGGCGCCGCGGACGTCGTGCCCTTCATCCCCATCCAGGACGCCACCTGGGAGCAGTGCATCGAGCTGAGCCACCGGCTCGGCAAGCGCGTGGGCGAGGAGCTGGGGATTCCCGTCTTCCTCTACGCCAAGAGCGCGCAGCGGCCGGAGCGCGTGGCGATGCCGGACATCCGCAAGGGCGAGTACGAGGCGCTGGAGGAGAAGCTGAAGCGGCCGGACTTCAAGCCGGATTACGGGCCGCAGGTCTTCGTGCCGCGCAGCGGCGCCATGGTGACGGGCGCGCGACAGTTCCTGATCGCCTACAACATCAACATGAACACGGCCGTGAAGGGGAAGGCGCACGGGATCGCGCTGGACATCCGCGAGAGCGGGCGCGCGAAGCGCGACGAGGCCGGCGAGATCGTCCGCGACGCCGACGGCCGCGCCGTGAACCAGCCCGGCACGCTGCCCACCACCCAGGCCGCGGGCATGATGTACGACGCCCGCACGGCCCAGGTGAGCATGAACCTGCTCGACTACACGAAGGTCGGCCTGCATCACGCCTTCGAGGAGGTGAAGCGCCAGGCCGCCCTGCGCGGCGACGGCCTCGGCGTCACCGGCAGCGAGATCGTCGGCGTCGTGCCCAAGCAGGCGCTGCTGGACGCCGCGCGCTTCCACTGCGAGGACACGGGCGCCAAGCTCCCCACGAGCGAGGTCGCGCAGATGAACCTGGCCGTGGAGTACCTCGGCCTCAGCGACCTCTACCCCTTCAAGCTCGAGGAGAAGGTCATCGAGGTGATGCTCGAGGGCGGCACCGTGTCGCCCAAGGCACTGCCGCCCGAGCCGCCCGGTCCGCTCATGGGCCTCGGCGTGGCGGAGTTCACCGAGGTGCTGGCCTCCAGCTCGCCCGCCCCCGGGGGCGGGTCGGTGTCGGCGCTGGCCGGCGCGCTGGCCGCTGGCCTCGCCGCGATGGTGGCGCGCCTCACCCGCGGCAAGCAGTACGCCGCGGTGGAGGGCGAAATGGCCGACCTCTGCAAGGAGGCCGACGCCCTGCGCGAGCGCCTGGAGAAAGCGGTGGACGAAGACACCGAGGCCTTCAACCAGGTCATGGCCGCCTTCAAGCTGCCGCGGGACACGGAGGCCGAGCAGGCCGCCCGCGCGGAGGCGATCCAGGAGGCCACCAAGGGCGCCACGCGCGTGCCCTACGCGGTGATGGAACTGGGCCTCGAGGCGTTGCGCTTCTGCGAGAGGGTTGCGGAAGTCGGCAACACGAACAGCGCCAGCGACGCCGGCGTGGGCGCCCTGCTGGGGCTGGCCTGCGTCCGCGGCGCCTGTTTCAACGTGCGGATCAACCTGAAGGCCATCGACGACGAATCCTTCGCCGAGGACTGGCATCGCAAGGCGCGGGCGTTGTATACTGACGCCCAGGCCGTTCACGACCGGGCACTCGCCCACATGGAACGGAACCTGTAA